A region of Mauremys mutica isolate MM-2020 ecotype Southern chromosome 2, ASM2049712v1, whole genome shotgun sequence DNA encodes the following proteins:
- the NRSN1 gene encoding neurensin-1 gives MSSYADICSSKQAQSGTEGSYQRYGVRSYLHQFYEDCTASIWEHEDDFQIQRSPSRWSSAFWKVGLISGVVFMLIGLTVLVVGFLVPPKIEALEEEDFVVVDNHAIQFNRALDICKLAGAILFCIGGTTMAACLLMSAFAKSYSKEEKYLQQRFKERIADIKAHAHPVTKAPAPGESKIPVTLSKVQNVQPLSET, from the exons ATGAGCTCGTATGCAGATATCTGCAGCTCCAAGCAAGCGCAGAGTGGCACGGAAGGAAGTTATCAACGCTATGGAGTTCGATCCTATCTGCATCAATTTTATGAGGACTGCACAGCTTCAATTTGGGAGCATGAAGATGACTTTCAGATCCAGAGGTCACCTAGCAGGTGGAGCTCTGCATTCTGGAAG GTCGGACTCATCTCTGGGGTGGTTTTTATGCTGATCGGGTTAACAGTTCTTGTAGTAGGTTTTCTTGTGCCACCGAAAATCGAAGCCCTCGAGGAAGAAGATTTTGTTGTTGTGGATAACCATGCCATTCAGTTTAACAGAGCCCTTGATATATGTAAGCTGGCAGGAGCGATCTTATTTTGTATTGGTGGGACCACAATGGCAGCATGCCTGTTGATGTCTGCCTTTGCTAAAAGCTACTCCAAAGAAGAAAAGTACCTTCAGCAAAGGTTTAAAGAGAGAATAGCAGACATAAAAGCCCATGCACACCCAGTCACAAAAGCACCAGCACCAGGAGAATCGAAGATACCTGTCACTTTGTCCAAAGTTCAAAACGTCCAACCTTTATCAGAAAcctga